The following are encoded together in the Mammaliicoccus vitulinus genome:
- a CDS encoding cation:dicarboxylate symporter family transporter — translation MNQKLKKPRKRYISLPTQILIALILGVVVGYFLNGQDHLIKFIKPVGDIFLNLIKMIVIPIVFCSLALSISNVGDMHTVGRYGWKTLLYFEIITTIAIGLGIIFGNLFKPGLGIDATKLPKGDISKYEQTADAAEKSTYGNHMIDTIVGIIPTNIFEALTSGALLPIIFFAVFFGLAIAAIGEKGQPVKDVLNGTLEAVFWMIHRILRLAPYGVFAFICVTIMTFGLSALIPLMKLMAVVVGAMAFFIIVVLGIVAKICGINIFSIIRILKDELLLAFSTSSSETVLPSVMEKMEKFGAPKDVVSFVVPTGYTFNLDGSALYQSIAALFVAQMYGVHLTLVEQLILMFTLMITSKGMAAVPGTSIVVLITTLGSMGLNPEGLALIIGIDRLLDMMRTCVNVVGNALSTVVISKWENKYDHEKGQAYLKTYKKA, via the coding sequence ATGAATCAAAAATTAAAAAAACCGAGAAAGAGATATATAAGCTTACCTACACAAATATTAATTGCTTTAATATTAGGTGTTGTTGTAGGCTATTTTTTAAATGGTCAGGATCATCTGATTAAATTTATAAAACCTGTTGGCGACATATTTTTAAATCTTATCAAAATGATTGTTATACCAATCGTTTTCTGTTCATTGGCATTATCAATATCTAATGTTGGTGATATGCACACTGTCGGAAGATATGGTTGGAAGACACTTTTGTACTTTGAAATTATTACAACAATCGCAATTGGTTTAGGAATCATATTCGGAAACTTATTTAAACCTGGTCTAGGTATAGATGCGACTAAGCTTCCTAAAGGTGATATTTCCAAATATGAACAAACTGCTGATGCAGCAGAAAAATCTACATATGGAAATCATATGATAGATACGATCGTTGGTATTATTCCAACTAATATCTTTGAAGCGTTGACTTCCGGAGCATTACTTCCGATTATTTTCTTTGCTGTATTCTTCGGTTTAGCGATAGCTGCAATAGGAGAAAAAGGTCAACCTGTTAAAGATGTTCTAAATGGTACTTTAGAAGCTGTATTCTGGATGATACATAGAATTTTAAGATTAGCGCCTTATGGTGTATTTGCTTTTATCTGTGTAACAATCATGACATTCGGATTATCTGCTTTAATACCATTAATGAAATTAATGGCTGTCGTAGTTGGTGCTATGGCCTTCTTTATTATTGTAGTGTTAGGAATAGTTGCTAAAATTTGTGGCATTAATATATTCTCTATCATTCGTATCTTAAAGGATGAATTGCTATTGGCATTCTCTACTTCAAGTTCAGAAACAGTATTGCCATCTGTAATGGAAAAAATGGAAAAGTTCGGTGCTCCTAAAGATGTCGTATCTTTTGTTGTACCAACTGGTTATACATTTAACCTTGATGGCTCTGCTTTATACCAATCAATTGCAGCGTTGTTTGTAGCACAAATGTATGGTGTTCACTTAACGCTTGTAGAACAATTGATATTAATGTTTACATTGATGATTACATCTAAGGGGATGGCTGCTGTACCTGGTACTTCAATCGTTGTTCTAATTACAACTTTAGGTTCTATGGGACTTAACCCAGAAGGATTAGCATTAATTATAGGTATAGATAGACTGCTAGATATGATGAGAACATGTGTGAATGTTGTAGGTAACGCACTTTCAACAGTTGTTATATCTAAGTGGGAAAATAAATACGATCACGAAAAAGGTCAAGCATACCTTAAAACATATAAAAAAGCATAA
- a CDS encoding DUF4870 domain-containing protein translates to MTNTEQNPFQHSTLDDDNAQLNENTNTSDDDRLFGMLIYLTSFFGSFFAPLIIWLIKRDNSPFIDKIGKDYLNFFISYTIWIFVSGLLCIILIGLILIPILSVLLFVFTIIGAIKAYKGETYLPPLSIQFIK, encoded by the coding sequence ATGACTAATACTGAACAAAATCCATTTCAACATTCTACTTTAGATGATGATAATGCTCAATTGAATGAAAATACAAATACGAGTGATGATGATCGATTATTTGGTATGCTTATATACCTTACGAGTTTCTTTGGTAGTTTTTTCGCACCACTTATCATTTGGCTAATTAAACGAGATAACTCGCCTTTTATAGATAAGATTGGCAAAGATTATTTGAATTTCTTTATTTCGTATACTATTTGGATCTTCGTTTCAGGTCTCTTATGTATCATTTTAATTGGCTTGATTTTAATACCTATTTTGTCTGTTTTACTATTTGTATTTACGATTATAGGTGCTATCAAAGCATATAAAGGTGAAACATATTTACCACCACTATCCATTCAATTCATAAAGTAA
- a CDS encoding CHAP domain-containing protein, whose amino-acid sequence MKKLTTLAVLTTGLATTIIGNGEEASADTFNNTQAPQQTQTQNYNNNYTNNYNQNYNTSNMSQSFSSSVTQTATQSTSSSANLYTAGQCTYYVFDKKQADGDPISSTWGNANQWAANAAADGHTVNNTPKQGSILQSNSGAMGHVAYVENVNSDGSIEVSEMNYQGEGVVSSRTISASEAGSYNYIH is encoded by the coding sequence ATGAAAAAATTAACAACATTAGCAGTATTAACTACGGGATTAGCAACAACAATTATAGGGAATGGAGAAGAGGCTTCTGCAGATACTTTCAATAACACACAAGCCCCTCAACAAACTCAAACACAAAACTATAATAATAACTATACTAATAACTATAACCAAAACTACAATACTTCAAACATGAGCCAATCATTTAGTTCATCAGTAACACAAACAGCAACTCAAAGCACGAGTTCATCAGCTAACTTATATACAGCTGGTCAATGTACTTATTATGTATTTGACAAAAAACAAGCTGACGGAGACCCAATAAGCTCAACTTGGGGTAATGCTAACCAATGGGCAGCAAATGCAGCAGCTGACGGTCACACTGTAAACAACACACCTAAACAAGGTTCAATCTTACAATCAAATTCAGGTGCAATGGGTCACGTAGCTTACGTTGAAAATGTAAACTCTGACGGAAGCATTGAAGTTTCAGAAATGAACTACCAAGGTGAAGGCGTAGTATCATCTCGTACAATCTCAGCTTCAGAAGCTGGATCATACAACTACATTCACTAA
- the nhaC gene encoding Na+/H+ antiporter NhaC: MKRLPTLLEAISTIFVMGLVVLIGFGILHYPIQPLLIIAAVYASFIAIRVGLSWEDLQDGITKRLATAMPAIYIIFSVGILIGTWMFSGTVPALIYYGLEMINPTYFLVTAFIITAVTSVATGTAWGSVGTAGIALLAIATEMNIPLGMVAGVVIAGGVFGDKMSPLSDTTNLAALVTKVNIFKHIQHMMWTTIPASIIGLIVWFIAGLQFNSDNVESKRINTLLNNIDTAFNLNFWVWLPVIVIVAGISIGKPTVPMMLLSSLVAMLVGVINNGFDIVDAFNVTMNGFDISMTNLASSDASNSMVDLVKRGGIMSMTEIVVTIFCGYAFAGIVEASGSLKVILTTISSKVSKDSHLILVTIAGSLILVFAAGVASVVIIMIGVLLMDMYNERKLDRVNLSRTLEDCGTMVLPFIPWGTSGIYYRDLLHVSLGDFFWWAVPCYLCVFFAAFYGMTGIGIKKVKA, from the coding sequence ATGAAAAGATTACCAACTTTATTGGAAGCTATTTCTACTATATTCGTAATGGGGCTAGTTGTATTGATTGGTTTTGGTATATTGCATTATCCAATTCAGCCATTATTAATCATTGCTGCCGTATATGCCAGTTTCATAGCGATTAGAGTGGGTTTATCGTGGGAAGATTTACAAGACGGTATTACTAAAAGACTTGCAACTGCTATGCCAGCTATATACATAATTTTTTCAGTAGGTATTTTAATCGGGACGTGGATGTTTTCAGGAACTGTTCCTGCATTAATTTACTATGGATTAGAAATGATTAATCCGACATATTTTTTAGTAACAGCATTTATCATTACAGCAGTTACATCTGTAGCAACTGGTACTGCATGGGGATCAGTTGGAACTGCAGGGATTGCTTTACTGGCTATTGCCACTGAAATGAATATTCCATTAGGTATGGTTGCAGGTGTTGTAATTGCAGGTGGCGTGTTTGGTGATAAAATGTCACCATTATCTGATACGACAAATTTAGCTGCATTAGTAACGAAAGTTAATATTTTTAAGCATATTCAGCATATGATGTGGACGACTATACCAGCATCAATAATCGGATTGATTGTATGGTTTATTGCTGGATTACAATTTAATTCTGATAATGTTGAAAGTAAACGCATTAATACATTATTAAATAATATCGATACAGCTTTTAATTTAAATTTTTGGGTATGGCTACCTGTAATTGTTATTGTTGCAGGCATTAGTATAGGAAAACCAACAGTACCAATGATGTTGTTATCAAGTTTAGTAGCCATGTTGGTCGGTGTTATCAATAATGGCTTCGATATTGTAGATGCATTTAATGTAACGATGAATGGCTTTGACATAAGCATGACTAATTTAGCAAGTAGTGATGCATCAAATTCAATGGTAGATCTTGTTAAACGTGGTGGCATTATGAGTATGACTGAAATAGTTGTTACTATTTTTTGTGGATATGCTTTTGCAGGAATAGTTGAAGCATCGGGGAGTTTGAAAGTGATATTAACGACCATATCTAGTAAAGTTTCAAAAGACTCACATCTTATATTAGTGACAATAGCAGGAAGTTTAATACTTGTATTTGCAGCTGGCGTTGCTTCAGTTGTCATTATCATGATTGGTGTCTTGCTAATGGATATGTATAATGAAAGAAAGTTAGATCGCGTAAATTTATCTAGAACACTAGAAGATTGTGGGACAATGGTATTACCATTTATTCCATGGGGAACTTCAGGTATTTATTACCGAGATTTATTACATGTTTCATTAGGAGATTTTTTCTGGTGGGCAGTACCATGCTACTTATGTGTATTTTTCGCAGCATTTTATGGTATGACAGGTATAGGTATAAAAAAGGTAAAAGCATAA
- a CDS encoding CHAP domain-containing protein, with protein MKKLATAAIATAGIATFMAHDADAAENNQGYNPNDPYSYSYNYTIDQEGNYNYTWEGNWNPSSQYGNQAQQQVANTTPSNNTASSNNEAASNTNYSQPAFNAAPNGGGSGESSNASSNQNNVRVTTTQAPTSSNQATTSNSSSNVSTTTTSTSRPSTGGGANLYTSGQCTYYAFSKRPDLGSTWGNANNWASAAAQSGYTVNNNPSSGAVLQSTAGGYGHVAYVDKVNSDGSIQVSEMNYQGVGVVSTRTISASAAGSYNYIH; from the coding sequence ATGAAAAAATTAGCAACAGCAGCAATCGCTACGGCAGGAATTGCAACATTTATGGCACATGACGCAGACGCAGCAGAAAACAATCAAGGATATAATCCAAACGATCCATATTCTTATTCTTACAATTACACAATCGATCAAGAAGGTAATTACAATTACACTTGGGAAGGTAACTGGAATCCTTCATCTCAATATGGTAACCAAGCTCAACAACAAGTAGCTAACACTACACCATCAAATAATACAGCTTCTTCAAATAACGAAGCAGCTTCAAATACAAATTATTCACAACCAGCATTCAATGCTGCACCAAATGGTGGTGGTTCAGGAGAATCAAGTAATGCTTCTTCAAACCAAAATAACGTTCGTGTAACAACTACACAAGCACCTACATCAAGTAACCAAGCAACTACATCAAACTCAAGTTCAAACGTTAGCACTACAACTACATCAACTTCTCGCCCATCAACTGGCGGAGGCGCTAACTTATACACTTCTGGACAATGTACTTATTATGCATTCAGCAAACGTCCTGATTTAGGTAGCACTTGGGGTAACGCAAATAACTGGGCTAGCGCAGCAGCTCAATCTGGTTACACTGTAAATAACAATCCATCATCAGGAGCTGTTTTACAATCTACAGCTGGTGGATATGGTCACGTAGCATACGTTGACAAAGTAAACTCTGACGGTTCTATCCAAGTTTCTGAAATGAACTACCAAGGTGTAGGTGTTGTATCAACTCGTACTATCTCAGCTTCAGCAGCTGGTTCTTACAACTACATTCACTAA
- a CDS encoding helix-turn-helix transcriptional regulator, whose amino-acid sequence MMYDCNLKIYQTLNVQSEFNIGLLLLYIIEGSSNISINGKTNMYKSNDMIVINDLDHYRILSSKKSVIACLFLSRVELDKFFRFNKKYYINKDKLDLSVLKFYMNKLIVNYVNDQSENEKQNKILEYINQLVMTLHLYRKLDGTIISNNIDVYSGINYMYEHYKEKLYIGKVATQCLLSVRRFSNKLEEVTGMRFNELLRNIRLSYSAFDLMYTKKLISQIANDNGFTNESGFITHFRDKYHITPAKFRKQLENDHYYPFHNKNTTLLRSFEHINDQIKYLTDRDVDYVSIDINMKNKIRSKISTPNLLIYIRDIETLTNNFQQSKLLSMRREIGLFGLLFSHQLFYELYQSNFENNKLVHQMFSFSLEHQFDISFEVKLGKNQNIEEFTLIFKRLLNYLTDCTYFYGQRSFQFYIDASYYQFNRISKIIQDNLKESKVILVLNKQNNYLAKRMSHKVNDNKQIACKVHHEIDSDKDITSILKNNPSLNILYQPNIPNRIESLISIFKWSIAFNQNISMIIDDTWLDSMIPSQSTHLMIKELQLNKESHYQLFELILTLKRLRGDIVYFNGLILMTHYLNEYQIIIFPNMKIFNRLHQRININGFKLGEIEYRHHDILIKNNQLIINSDGDTHQNMAEVSFKREIGKLIVQFYTSPYAIKHIYIKQKIN is encoded by the coding sequence ATGATGTATGATTGTAATTTAAAAATATACCAAACTTTAAATGTTCAATCAGAATTTAATATAGGTTTGCTTTTACTATATATAATAGAAGGAAGTAGTAATATTTCTATTAATGGTAAAACTAACATGTACAAATCGAATGATATGATCGTTATTAATGACTTAGATCATTATCGAATATTATCAAGTAAGAAAAGTGTTATTGCATGTCTATTTTTATCAAGAGTAGAACTTGATAAATTTTTTCGATTTAATAAGAAGTATTACATTAATAAAGATAAGTTAGATTTGAGTGTGCTTAAATTTTACATGAATAAATTGATCGTTAATTACGTGAATGATCAAAGTGAAAATGAAAAGCAAAATAAAATCTTGGAATATATTAACCAGCTCGTGATGACACTCCATTTATACAGAAAGTTAGATGGAACAATAATTTCCAATAATATTGATGTCTATAGCGGCATTAATTATATGTACGAGCATTACAAAGAAAAATTATATATCGGGAAAGTAGCGACACAGTGCCTGTTATCCGTTAGAAGGTTTTCTAATAAGCTCGAAGAAGTGACGGGTATGAGATTTAATGAATTGTTAAGGAACATTCGATTATCGTATAGTGCATTTGATTTAATGTATACTAAAAAATTAATATCACAAATTGCGAACGATAATGGCTTTACTAATGAATCAGGATTTATAACGCATTTCAGAGATAAATATCATATAACACCAGCAAAGTTTAGAAAACAACTTGAAAATGACCATTATTATCCTTTTCATAATAAAAATACAACGTTACTCAGAAGCTTTGAACATATTAATGATCAAATCAAATACTTAACAGATCGTGATGTAGATTATGTAAGTATTGATATAAATATGAAAAATAAAATACGTTCAAAGATTTCGACACCAAACTTATTAATATATATTAGGGATATAGAAACACTGACGAATAATTTTCAACAGTCTAAGTTGTTATCGATGAGAAGGGAAATTGGTTTATTTGGATTATTATTTTCACACCAATTATTTTATGAGCTATACCAGTCGAATTTTGAAAATAATAAGCTTGTGCATCAAATGTTCTCTTTTTCATTGGAACATCAGTTTGATATTTCTTTCGAAGTGAAGTTAGGAAAAAATCAAAATATAGAAGAGTTCACTCTAATTTTTAAGAGGTTATTAAATTATTTAACAGATTGCACATATTTTTATGGACAACGTAGTTTTCAATTTTATATTGATGCATCATATTATCAATTTAATCGTATTTCTAAAATCATCCAAGATAACTTAAAAGAATCTAAGGTAATATTAGTACTTAATAAGCAAAACAATTATTTAGCAAAACGCATGTCTCATAAGGTGAATGACAATAAACAAATAGCATGTAAAGTGCATCATGAAATAGACTCCGACAAAGATATAACATCTATCTTGAAAAATAATCCCTCTTTAAACATCTTATATCAGCCTAACATCCCTAACCGAATAGAATCACTCATATCAATTTTTAAATGGAGTATAGCGTTTAACCAAAATATTTCTATGATTATTGATGACACATGGTTAGATAGTATGATTCCTTCACAAAGCACCCATCTCATGATTAAAGAACTACAATTAAATAAGGAAAGTCATTATCAATTATTCGAATTGATATTAACTTTAAAACGTTTAAGAGGAGATATTGTGTATTTTAATGGCTTGATACTTATGACACATTATCTCAATGAGTATCAGATTATAATTTTTCCAAATATGAAGATTTTTAATAGGTTGCATCAAAGAATTAACATCAATGGCTTTAAACTAGGAGAAATAGAATATAGACACCATGATATTCTCATCAAAAATAATCAACTCATCATTAATAGTGATGGGGATACTCATCAGAACATGGCTGAAGTAAGTTTTAAAAGAGAAATCGGAAAGTTGATTGTTCAATTTTATACTTCTCCATATGCTATAAAGCATATTTATATAAAACAAAAAATAAACTAA
- a CDS encoding transcriptional regulator, SarA/Rot family produces the protein MENKINHLLELHYLNIQAKKVLKNEYSLNIYHLKVLKYINDYSDKEVFTASEFKHVLEINQTMLTHVISYLHNLNYYKKERSKKDERKIIIIVETRHKTKITQLINRIERSMLNKLNTFNLNSKEHSLIDYIVKINSYISNIHNTINNNYKLNIDHFMILLFIQHAKQQPCTLKDIKNKFGWDLVKINKSIKTLVQLKYVNKKRDEHDERIVLVSIHKNVESEVKHMIEDIILQYKDNYGEQNLAMVK, from the coding sequence ATGGAAAATAAAATTAATCATTTATTAGAATTGCATTATTTGAATATACAAGCAAAGAAAGTTTTGAAAAATGAGTACTCATTAAACATCTATCATTTAAAGGTTTTAAAATACATCAATGACTATAGCGATAAAGAAGTTTTTACGGCATCGGAATTTAAACATGTACTTGAGATTAATCAAACAATGTTAACGCATGTTATTTCATATTTACATAACTTGAATTATTATAAAAAAGAGAGATCTAAGAAAGATGAGAGAAAAATAATTATAATAGTAGAAACTCGTCACAAAACAAAAATTACACAGTTAATTAATCGTATTGAAAGAAGCATGCTTAATAAATTAAATACTTTTAACTTAAATAGTAAAGAACATAGCTTAATTGATTATATTGTGAAAATAAATTCGTATATTTCAAATATACACAATACCATTAATAACAACTATAAATTAAATATAGATCACTTTATGATATTGTTGTTTATTCAGCACGCTAAACAACAACCTTGTACATTAAAGGATATAAAAAACAAATTCGGATGGGATTTAGTTAAAATAAATAAATCGATAAAGACACTTGTTCAATTAAAATATGTAAATAAAAAAAGAGATGAACATGATGAAAGAATAGTGTTAGTATCTATTCATAAAAATGTTGAGTCAGAAGTCAAACATATGATTGAAGACATTATACTTCAGTACAAGGATAATTATGGTGAACAAAATTTAGCTATGGTAAAATGA
- a CDS encoding LLM class flavin-dependent oxidoreductase has translation MKFELGLSSFAEISPINGVEEPFSAHERINQIVEEIKLADQVGLDIYGLGEHHREDYAVSDPVTVLAAAASQTENIRLSSAVTVLSSDDPVRVYQRFATLDAISNGRAEIMAGRGSFIESFPLFGYDLKDYDLLYKEKLDLLLQINENETVNWQGETRASIDNLKVFPRAVQNKLPIWLATGGNPESSMRAGKLGLPITYAIIGGAPSRFKRNIAMYKAVAESNGFDTSQLPIATHSWGYVADTDELAKKEYYPSSAYVINQLGQERGWPQYSIEKFEQEIVHGALFVGSPETVASKIIKIHEDLGINRFMLHLPVGSMPHEKVLKSIQLLGEKVKPIIDEYMKNKEEMK, from the coding sequence ATGAAATTCGAACTAGGATTATCCTCATTTGCTGAAATCTCTCCTATTAATGGTGTAGAAGAACCATTTTCTGCTCATGAAAGAATCAATCAAATCGTAGAAGAAATTAAATTAGCAGATCAAGTCGGTTTAGATATATATGGATTAGGAGAGCATCATAGAGAAGATTATGCAGTATCTGATCCAGTTACAGTATTAGCTGCTGCAGCTAGTCAAACTGAAAATATTAGATTGTCTTCTGCTGTAACTGTTCTATCTTCAGACGATCCTGTAAGAGTTTATCAAAGATTTGCCACATTAGATGCAATCAGTAATGGTAGAGCAGAAATCATGGCGGGCAGAGGTTCGTTCATAGAATCATTTCCATTGTTTGGTTATGACTTGAAAGACTATGATTTACTTTATAAAGAAAAATTGGATTTATTATTACAAATCAATGAAAATGAAACAGTGAATTGGCAAGGGGAAACGAGAGCTTCGATTGATAATTTAAAGGTATTTCCAAGAGCTGTTCAGAATAAATTACCAATTTGGTTAGCTACAGGTGGTAACCCTGAATCTTCTATGAGAGCAGGAAAATTGGGATTGCCAATTACTTATGCTATTATAGGTGGTGCGCCGAGTCGTTTTAAGCGTAATATCGCGATGTATAAAGCTGTAGCAGAATCTAACGGTTTTGATACGTCACAATTACCTATTGCGACTCACTCATGGGGCTATGTTGCCGATACTGATGAATTAGCTAAAAAAGAATATTATCCATCTAGCGCTTATGTCATTAATCAATTAGGTCAAGAACGTGGATGGCCACAGTATTCAATTGAAAAATTTGAACAAGAAATTGTTCATGGTGCATTGTTTGTTGGTAGTCCAGAAACAGTTGCATCAAAAATTATTAAAATTCATGAAGATCTAGGTATTAATAGATTTATGTTACATTTACCAGTAGGCTCTATGCCACATGAAAAAGTATTAAAGTCTATTCAACTATTAGGTGAAAAAGTAAAACCAATAATAGATGAATATATGAAAAACAAGGAGGAAATGAAGTAA
- a CDS encoding DoxX family protein: MLRYLLNVYVGKQIFESSQPKVKDDDGMAQQFEEGFGLSRNSMKLAGGLELIGSIFLFLSACNKSLSRLGSVLVGSVMTVAAYKHYEAGHGFKGAKNALTLLGLSALSFIDTLGKKK, translated from the coding sequence ATGTTAAGATACTTATTAAATGTATATGTAGGTAAACAAATTTTTGAATCAAGTCAACCAAAAGTGAAAGATGACGACGGTATGGCTCAACAATTTGAAGAAGGATTCGGTCTTTCAAGAAATTCAATGAAATTAGCAGGCGGATTAGAATTAATAGGATCGATTTTCTTATTCTTAAGTGCTTGTAATAAATCTTTATCAAGATTAGGTTCAGTTCTTGTAGGTTCAGTTATGACAGTCGCAGCATATAAACATTATGAAGCTGGTCATGGTTTTAAAGGTGCTAAAAATGCATTAACATTGTTAGGTTTATCAGCATTAAGCTTTATTGATACATTAGGTAAGAAAAAATAA